From one Planktothrix agardhii NIES-204 genomic stretch:
- the rplA gene encoding 50S ribosomal protein L1, whose amino-acid sequence MARQESRRLRELRKKVEDRPYEPLEAINLLKETATAKFPESAEAHIRLGIDPKYTDQQLRTTVSLPKGTGQVIRVAVLAKGEKVTEAQAAGADVVGSEDLINDIQKGMLDFDCLIATPDMMPQVAKLGRLLGPKGLMPSPKGGTVTTDVAKAIAEFKAGKLEFRADRTGIVHVMFGKTAFSAADLLVNLSTLQECIDRNRPSGAKGRYWRSVFVASTMGPSIEVDITALRELKIADIV is encoded by the coding sequence ATGGCAAGACAAGAATCCCGTCGATTACGAGAACTCAGAAAAAAGGTTGAAGACCGACCTTACGAACCTTTAGAGGCGATTAATCTGTTGAAGGAAACCGCTACAGCTAAGTTTCCTGAATCAGCCGAAGCCCATATTCGTTTAGGTATTGACCCCAAATATACCGACCAACAACTCCGAACAACGGTGAGCTTACCCAAAGGTACGGGTCAAGTGATCCGGGTGGCGGTATTAGCAAAAGGGGAAAAAGTCACCGAAGCTCAAGCAGCCGGGGCTGATGTTGTTGGATCTGAAGATTTAATTAATGATATCCAGAAGGGAATGCTGGATTTTGATTGCTTAATTGCCACGCCGGATATGATGCCTCAAGTGGCGAAACTGGGGCGTTTATTGGGGCCGAAGGGCTTAATGCCTTCTCCTAAAGGGGGAACGGTGACAACGGATGTGGCAAAGGCGATCGCCGAATTTAAGGCTGGGAAGTTAGAATTTCGGGCTGATCGTACCGGCATCGTTCACGTTATGTTTGGGAAAACTGCATTCTCCGCAGCAGATTTGCTGGTGAACCTATCCACTCTGCAAGAGTGTATTGACCGCAACCGTCCTTCTGGGGCTAAGGGTCGTTACTGGCGTAGTGTGTTTGTCGCGTCTACGATGGGGCCGTCAATTGAAGTGGATATTACGGCACTGCGAGAACTGAAAATTGCGGACATCGTTTAA
- a CDS encoding 50S ribosomal protein L7/L12 — translation MSATTDQILEQLKSLTLLEASELVKQIEEAFGVSAAAPVGVAMVAPGAAAPVEEVEEKTEFDVILEEFPADKKIAILKVVRELTGLGLKEAKDLVEAAPKAVQQATSKDDAENTKKKLEEAGAKASIK, via the coding sequence ATGTCTGCAACTACTGATCAAATTCTGGAACAACTGAAATCTTTAACGCTGTTAGAAGCGTCTGAATTAGTCAAACAAATTGAAGAAGCTTTTGGTGTGAGCGCCGCGGCTCCTGTGGGTGTTGCGATGGTTGCTCCTGGTGCAGCAGCCCCTGTGGAAGAAGTTGAAGAAAAAACTGAATTTGATGTCATCTTGGAAGAATTCCCTGCTGATAAGAAAATTGCCATTCTGAAAGTGGTGCGTGAACTGACTGGTTTAGGTCTGAAAGAAGCTAAAGATTTAGTGGAAGCAGCACCCAAAGCGGTTCAACAAGCTACTAGTAAAGATGACGCTGAAAACACCAAGAAAAAACTTGAGGAAGCTGGTGCTAAAGCTTCCATTAAATAG
- a CDS encoding ribosomal protein L10 — translation MGRTLENKQEIVAELKETLKDSQLAIVIDYNGLSVAEITNLRQQLRPSGSVCKVTKNTLMRIAIQGQSNWEPLNGLLKGSNAFLLIKEDFGSAIKAYQAFQKVSKKTEVRGGVMEGRLLSESDVKALGDLPSKEQLMAQIAGAINGVATQLAVGINEVPGSLARALNAYVEKDQDGSNDEAA, via the coding sequence ATGGGAAGAACCCTAGAAAATAAACAAGAAATTGTTGCTGAACTTAAGGAAACCCTTAAAGATTCACAACTGGCTATTGTGATTGACTATAACGGTCTGTCCGTTGCAGAAATCACTAATTTACGGCAACAGTTGCGTCCTTCAGGTAGTGTTTGCAAGGTAACAAAAAATACCTTAATGCGAATTGCCATTCAAGGTCAAAGCAACTGGGAGCCGTTGAATGGGTTGCTCAAGGGTTCTAACGCCTTTTTATTAATCAAGGAAGACTTCGGTAGTGCCATCAAAGCCTACCAAGCCTTCCAAAAGGTTTCTAAAAAGACGGAAGTTCGCGGCGGCGTCATGGAAGGCAGGCTGCTGAGTGAAAGTGACGTTAAAGCATTAGGAGATTTACCCTCCAAAGAGCAACTTATGGCTCAAATTGCTGGGGCTATCAATGGTGTGGCGACTCAACTGGCCGTCGGTATCAACGAGGTTCCGGGATCTTTGGCAAGGGCACTTAACGCCTATGTCGAAAAAGATCAAGATGGCTCAAACGACGAAGCTGCTTAG